One stretch of Balneola sp. MJW-20 DNA includes these proteins:
- the rpsR gene encoding 30S ribosomal protein S18, whose protein sequence is MIKNPSHPKKNQRKVKQCKFTRAGLEYIDYKDTETLVKFTNDQGKILPRRVTGTSARHQRMLTAAIKRARFLGLMPYVAENMR, encoded by the coding sequence ATGATTAAGAATCCATCACACCCGAAGAAGAATCAAAGAAAAGTTAAGCAGTGTAAGTTCACACGTGCAGGTCTTGAGTACATCGACTATAAAGACACCGAGACTCTTGTAAAATTCACAAACGATCAGGGTAAGATCCTGCCTCGTCGTGTGACAGGCACCAGCGCCAGACATCAAAGAATGTTAACGGCGGCAATTAAAAGAGCTCGTTTTCTCGGTCTTATGCCGTACGTAGCCGAAAATATGCGATAA
- a CDS encoding NuoM family protein, translated as METLLNITIYLPLLGIPFLLMLKSESAKKWVALLATTLTFFASIPLMLNFNVDASSTAQYLTVGESLSNSLDIKYLIGLDGLSLLLFMLTTFMGPIVILSSWTSVSKHLTGYLSMLLLLQTASLGVFASLDLIVFYVFFELSLIPMYFLIGIWGGADRIKATLKFFIYTLVGSLIMLVGLIYLGYDAGSVMGDVSFTSDWRFLSGETYQIGLVQQTYLFLAFALAFCIKVPLFPFHTWLPYAHTEAPTAGSVVLAAIMLKMGTYGLVRVCLPIFPNAFMEFAPWMATLAVIGIIYGALVAMVQKDVKKLVAYSSVSHLGFVVLGIFALNTVAVQGALIQMVNHGLSTGALFLIVGMIYDRRHTRMIKDFGGIAKKVPVFTVMFMIATFASIGLPGLNGFIGEFLILNGSFFSELYANKIYAILAATGVILAAVYMLWMFQRVMFGPLTNKENENLTDLNAREIGLLLPLMLFMFWIGIHPVDFTKYSENQVTELIISSKEKSMAVMEDAKGENLPEWTAKLYGVEQEISPIAEKK; from the coding sequence ATGGAAACTCTCTTAAATATCACCATTTATTTACCGCTTCTGGGAATCCCGTTCCTTTTGATGCTGAAGTCTGAATCAGCAAAGAAATGGGTTGCTTTGCTGGCTACCACCCTGACATTTTTTGCATCCATTCCTTTGATGCTGAATTTTAATGTAGATGCTTCATCTACCGCACAATATCTGACAGTGGGTGAATCACTGTCTAATTCACTGGATATTAAGTACCTCATCGGTTTGGACGGCTTGAGTTTGCTGTTATTCATGCTTACTACTTTCATGGGGCCTATTGTAATCCTTTCTTCATGGACCTCAGTTTCTAAGCATCTGACAGGCTACCTGAGCATGCTTTTGCTGCTGCAGACTGCTTCACTCGGAGTATTTGCATCGCTGGATCTGATCGTATTCTATGTGTTCTTTGAGTTGTCACTCATTCCGATGTATTTCCTTATCGGGATCTGGGGTGGTGCCGACCGTATCAAGGCTACACTGAAGTTTTTTATCTACACGCTGGTTGGTTCACTGATCATGCTTGTTGGACTGATCTACCTGGGTTACGATGCCGGATCTGTAATGGGTGATGTATCCTTTACTTCAGACTGGAGATTCCTTTCCGGTGAAACGTATCAGATCGGTCTTGTACAACAAACCTATTTATTCCTGGCATTTGCACTTGCTTTCTGTATTAAAGTGCCCCTTTTCCCATTCCACACCTGGTTGCCATATGCACACACGGAAGCGCCTACGGCCGGATCTGTGGTCCTGGCTGCGATCATGCTGAAAATGGGGACCTATGGCCTGGTAAGGGTTTGTCTCCCGATCTTTCCGAATGCCTTCATGGAATTTGCTCCCTGGATGGCAACATTGGCTGTGATCGGAATTATCTACGGTGCGCTGGTAGCGATGGTTCAAAAAGATGTGAAAAAACTGGTTGCTTATTCATCCGTGTCCCACCTCGGATTTGTAGTATTAGGTATCTTTGCACTAAACACGGTTGCGGTACAGGGAGCACTCATCCAGATGGTTAACCATGGACTTTCAACCGGCGCATTATTCCTTATCGTTGGAATGATCTACGACCGGCGCCATACCCGGATGATCAAAGACTTTGGCGGTATTGCCAAGAAAGTTCCAGTATTTACGGTAATGTTCATGATCGCAACTTTTGCTTCCATAGGACTGCCCGGACTGAACGGGTTTATTGGTGAATTTCTGATCCTGAACGGATCCTTTTTCTCCGAATTATATGCCAATAAGATCTATGCGATACTGGCAGCTACCGGTGTGATTCTGGCTGCAGTCTATATGCTCTGGATGTTCCAGCGTGTAATGTTCGGACCCCTTACTAACAAAGAGAATGAAAACCTGACCGACCTTAATGCTAGGGAGATAGGATTATTGCTCCCGCTGATGTTATTCATGTTCTGGATCGGCATTCATCCGGTTGACTTCACAAAGTATTCTGAGAATCAGGTTACAGAACTGATCATCAGCAGCAAAGAAAAGAGTATGGCTGTTATGGAAGATGCTAAGGGTGAAAATTTACCGGAGTGGACAGCTAAGTTGTACGGAGTAGAGCAGGAAATTTCACCAATAGCAGAAAAAAAATAA
- the rpsF gene encoding 30S ribosomal protein S6 — protein MSKNYYEFTYIINPVLEEEQFKAAVEKVTKLIESNGGEIDEVDEWGLRKFEYLMDKKGSGYYVNMYFEAPAEAIASIERTLRIDDDILRYLTLKYDAKMLRHRELQRKNEVPDIFAVEEEEDED, from the coding sequence ATGTCTAAGAATTACTACGAATTTACCTATATCATAAATCCCGTTCTGGAAGAAGAACAGTTCAAGGCCGCTGTTGAGAAAGTAACCAAGCTCATCGAAAGTAATGGCGGAGAAATCGACGAAGTAGACGAATGGGGACTCCGAAAGTTTGAGTACCTCATGGATAAGAAAGGAAGCGGATACTACGTGAATATGTACTTTGAAGCTCCTGCCGAAGCAATCGCTTCTATTGAAAGAACACTTCGTATCGATGATGATATCCTCAGATACCTCACACTGAAATATGATGCCAAGATGCTGCGTCATCGTGAGTTGCAGAGAAAGAACGAAGTTCCGGATATTTTTGCCGTTGAAGAGGAAGAAGACGAAGATTAA
- a CDS encoding 4a-hydroxytetrahydrobiopterin dehydratase encodes MANPLKDTEIEELLEDLDGWSFGNDKISKSFKLSDFKEALSFLVRVGFEAEDQGHHPEIFNVYNNVKISLQTHDAGDKVTQKDIDLAKAIERI; translated from the coding sequence ATGGCGAATCCGCTAAAAGATACTGAGATCGAAGAGCTGCTTGAAGATCTGGACGGATGGTCTTTCGGGAATGACAAGATCAGTAAATCGTTTAAGCTGTCTGATTTTAAAGAAGCACTTTCTTTTCTGGTTAGGGTTGGATTTGAAGCTGAAGATCAGGGACATCATCCTGAGATCTTCAATGTATACAATAATGTAAAGATCTCTTTGCAGACACATGATGCGGGAGATAAGGTTACCCAGAAGGATATTGATCTGGCCAAAGCAATTGAACGCATTTAA
- the rplI gene encoding 50S ribosomal protein L9 gives MKLILKEDVEKLGQAGELVDVKDGYGRNYLIPQAKAVLATKGAIEELERMKRQAALKAELTVKEAKELAKVLEATSLTISVTTGEDDKIHGTVTNAQIAEALEEREILVEKRNISLDQDVKALGEYTATVNLVGDLNPQVKFWVVKAD, from the coding sequence ATGAAATTAATTCTCAAAGAAGACGTCGAAAAATTAGGACAAGCCGGTGAACTGGTTGATGTGAAAGACGGATACGGACGTAACTACCTTATCCCTCAGGCGAAAGCCGTTCTTGCAACCAAAGGTGCAATTGAAGAGCTTGAAAGAATGAAGCGACAGGCTGCTCTGAAAGCAGAACTGACAGTAAAAGAAGCTAAAGAACTCGCAAAAGTTCTGGAAGCAACTTCATTAACGATCTCTGTTACCACCGGTGAAGACGATAAGATCCACGGTACCGTTACAAATGCTCAGATCGCTGAAGCTCTTGAGGAAAGAGAAATCCTCGTTGAAAAACGTAATATCTCTCTTGATCAGGATGTAAAAGCTCTGGGTGAGTACACAGCTACAGTAAATCTTGTAGGTGACCTGAATCCTCAGGTTAAATTCTGGGTTGTTAAAGCTGACTAA
- a CDS encoding NADH-quinone oxidoreductase subunit N, with translation MDYLGDIQAFLPGVITAVAGMVVIVVESLKKESQLTFWITALSLFAALIFSFQALGTDLDTAFSGMLVHGGAAAFGSMVILVGALFCVFISDDYLRGIDHYYGEIYALLLFATAGMLTLAGANDLITVFIGLETMSICLYVMAGLIKDQKTGAESALKYFLLGAFSTGFLLYGTALLYGATGTTSIPGIGAAASTELLFLAGVGLLLVGFFFKVSAVPFHMWTPDVYQGTPTTLTAYMATASKAATFIALVLILSRALPEGEGTQWQNVITIIAILTMIFGNIIAMVQDNVKRILAYSSIAHAGYALVGLAAGTAVGYNAVLYYLFAYTIMNVGAFGVIAYYERNKGLDFTEIQNLSGLGYKQPVMAVVMSIFLFSLAGIPPLVGFVGKYYVFAAAIQSDLIVLAVIGVLASAASVYYYLRIMVYLYFREAPKPVELFSPTLMYKGTLVILAILTLYYGIEPLLPTNALMDILDSYSNYQTAMSSLIP, from the coding sequence ATGGATTATTTAGGAGATATACAAGCATTTTTACCTGGTGTGATCACTGCTGTTGCAGGTATGGTTGTCATCGTGGTTGAGTCTCTAAAAAAGGAAAGCCAACTGACATTCTGGATTACCGCGCTTTCTCTATTCGCTGCTTTGATATTCAGCTTTCAGGCTCTGGGAACGGATCTGGATACTGCATTTTCAGGAATGCTGGTACACGGAGGGGCAGCTGCTTTCGGTTCAATGGTAATCCTTGTAGGGGCACTATTTTGTGTATTTATTTCTGATGATTACCTGAGAGGTATCGATCATTATTATGGTGAGATCTATGCTTTATTGCTTTTTGCAACCGCCGGGATGCTGACCCTGGCAGGCGCCAATGATCTCATTACAGTATTTATTGGCCTTGAGACCATGTCTATTTGCTTGTATGTGATGGCAGGTCTTATAAAAGATCAAAAGACCGGGGCTGAATCTGCTCTCAAGTATTTCCTGTTAGGTGCTTTTTCAACCGGATTTCTGCTGTATGGTACCGCATTGCTGTACGGTGCTACCGGAACTACGAGTATTCCTGGTATCGGAGCTGCAGCCAGTACGGAACTGCTGTTTCTGGCAGGTGTAGGCTTGTTGCTGGTAGGATTCTTTTTCAAAGTATCAGCGGTTCCTTTTCATATGTGGACACCGGATGTGTATCAGGGAACACCCACAACTCTCACTGCATATATGGCAACCGCATCAAAGGCGGCCACATTTATTGCGCTGGTTCTGATACTGTCTCGTGCACTGCCGGAAGGAGAGGGTACTCAATGGCAGAACGTGATAACGATCATAGCCATTCTTACTATGATCTTTGGTAATATTATTGCAATGGTTCAGGATAACGTAAAGAGAATTCTGGCTTACTCCAGTATAGCTCATGCCGGTTATGCGCTGGTAGGACTTGCAGCAGGTACGGCTGTCGGATACAATGCTGTTCTTTACTATCTCTTCGCATATACCATTATGAATGTTGGAGCATTCGGTGTGATCGCTTATTACGAAAGAAATAAAGGCCTCGATTTTACAGAGATTCAGAATCTTTCCGGCCTCGGCTACAAGCAACCGGTCATGGCTGTTGTGATGTCGATTTTCCTGTTTTCTTTAGCAGGGATTCCACCACTGGTAGGATTTGTTGGTAAGTATTATGTTTTCGCAGCTGCCATACAGTCTGATCTTATAGTTCTGGCAGTGATAGGTGTTCTGGCCAGTGCTGCCAGTGTCTATTATTACTTACGTATCATGGTTTATTTGTATTTCCGTGAAGCACCGAAACCGGTTGAGCTTTTCTCACCTACCCTTATGTATAAAGGTACACTGGTGATCCTGGCTATTCTTACCCTTTATTATGGTATTGAGCCTTTGTTACCTACCAATGCTCTGATGGATATTCTGGACTCTTACAGTAACTACCAGACTGCGATGAGTTCCCTGATTCCCTGA
- a CDS encoding cytochrome c biogenesis protein CcdA, giving the protein MRSYKSWLLGIIVLMLSPFLLQAQIPDPVKFNVDQIPDTVRAGEIFEIGISALIESNWHLYSILNAKDAGPFPTEFSANSDNFVLAGGVTESEAKIEYDPNFETDLGWHSNNATFTVPVAIRTDQQGRQNIDIQVYYQVCDDRVCLPPKNKSIIAAVFVEGVSDDAFEGAGPVSTATTIRDDTSNASIGQEGILSFIWIAILAGFAALLTPCVFPMIPLTVSYFSKQEESGKGVGNALLFGISIIVTFTVIGVLLAAIFGVSGAQNFASNPFVNLFIALVLVGFAFSLLGMYELQLPHQLTNWLNRKSNESSGIVGILFMAMTISAVSFSCTAPFVGGVFAATTGGEWFYPIVGMIGFSAAFSTPFVIFAMFPQWLESLPKSGSWMNVVKVMLGFIELAAAVKFISNVDLVWNWGLISRPFAIAFWIAIFILATLYLIGAYGLGHDSKPEKISTGRLLFSIPFLLFSFYLIPGLLGSNLGVWDSFLPPKQATDVSLVSSIAAVGGASSDTADEGWSKDYEASLEAAIASNKPLFIDFTGYTCTNCRQMETNMFPLETIRAEFARMELVKLYTDGGPNAKENQRFQFDLTGNVALPTYAIVDPESGELLEQFQGWTSSEEEFLAFLQKGISEHSAR; this is encoded by the coding sequence ATGAGATCTTATAAATCATGGCTTTTGGGGATCATCGTATTGATGTTATCCCCTTTTTTATTACAGGCACAGATACCTGATCCCGTTAAATTCAATGTGGATCAGATCCCGGATACCGTTCGGGCGGGAGAGATCTTTGAGATCGGGATCAGTGCTTTAATAGAAAGTAACTGGCATCTGTATTCTATTCTGAATGCAAAAGATGCCGGGCCGTTCCCTACTGAGTTTTCTGCTAATTCAGATAACTTTGTTCTGGCCGGAGGAGTAACCGAGTCTGAAGCTAAGATCGAGTACGATCCTAATTTTGAAACAGACCTGGGCTGGCACAGTAATAATGCTACTTTTACCGTTCCGGTTGCAATAAGAACTGATCAGCAGGGAAGACAGAATATCGATATACAGGTATATTATCAGGTTTGTGATGACCGTGTATGTCTCCCTCCAAAAAATAAGTCTATCATTGCAGCGGTATTTGTAGAAGGAGTTTCAGATGATGCCTTTGAAGGTGCCGGCCCTGTCAGTACCGCAACTACTATAAGAGATGATACCAGTAACGCATCCATTGGGCAGGAAGGGATCCTTTCATTTATCTGGATCGCTATTTTGGCCGGCTTCGCAGCACTGCTAACTCCATGTGTTTTCCCGATGATCCCATTGACGGTATCGTATTTTTCCAAGCAGGAAGAGTCCGGTAAAGGAGTAGGTAATGCATTGCTGTTTGGCATTAGCATCATCGTAACCTTTACGGTCATAGGCGTTTTGCTGGCTGCCATATTCGGAGTTTCCGGTGCCCAGAATTTTGCTTCAAATCCCTTCGTTAATTTATTCATTGCACTGGTACTGGTTGGTTTCGCTTTTAGTCTGCTGGGAATGTATGAACTGCAGTTACCTCATCAGCTCACAAACTGGCTGAACCGAAAGAGTAACGAGAGCTCAGGTATTGTAGGAATTCTCTTTATGGCAATGACCATCAGTGCTGTTTCATTTTCCTGTACTGCTCCCTTTGTCGGAGGGGTATTTGCAGCTACTACAGGAGGTGAGTGGTTCTATCCTATTGTTGGGATGATTGGTTTTTCCGCCGCATTCTCTACTCCTTTTGTGATCTTTGCTATGTTCCCGCAATGGCTGGAATCACTGCCCAAGAGTGGTTCCTGGATGAATGTGGTCAAAGTGATGCTGGGTTTTATTGAACTGGCAGCTGCCGTGAAATTTATTTCGAATGTCGACCTGGTCTGGAACTGGGGCTTGATCTCCCGTCCTTTCGCCATCGCTTTCTGGATTGCAATTTTTATACTGGCTACCCTCTACCTTATCGGAGCTTATGGTTTAGGACATGACTCAAAACCAGAGAAGATCAGTACCGGGCGATTATTATTTTCTATTCCGTTTTTATTGTTCAGTTTTTATCTGATCCCGGGACTACTGGGCTCCAACCTCGGAGTCTGGGACTCATTTCTCCCTCCAAAACAGGCAACGGATGTCAGTCTGGTTTCCTCTATAGCAGCTGTCGGAGGTGCGTCTTCAGATACTGCTGATGAGGGCTGGTCCAAAGATTATGAGGCATCCCTTGAGGCAGCTATCGCATCAAACAAACCGCTCTTTATAGATTTTACAGGATATACCTGTACTAATTGTCGTCAGATGGAAACCAATATGTTTCCGCTTGAAACTATTCGGGCTGAATTTGCCAGAATGGAACTGGTAAAACTTTATACAGATGGCGGTCCAAATGCTAAGGAAAACCAGAGATTTCAGTTTGATCTGACCGGAAATGTGGCCTTGCCTACCTATGCGATCGTCGATCCGGAGTCTGGTGAATTACTGGAGCAGTTCCAGGGTTGGACTTCCAGCGAAGAGGAGTTTCTGGCTTTTCTTCAGAAAGGGATCAGTGAACACAGTGCACGCTGA